The genomic interval AAGGTGCTGCAGAAGTACTACGCCGGCCTGAGTGCGGAAGAGAACGTCAAGGTTGAGCTGAAAGGCCATTCGGCAAAATAAGTTTTTTAAGGTTGGCCGGTTACCTGCGTAGCCGGCTTTTTTATAGTTGTAATGTCATTACTGAGGAGTAAAAGCAATGCCAACTTTTGTACGTACCGACAAATGTGACGGCTGCAAAGGTCAGGACAAAACGGCGTGCATGTACATCTGCCCGCACGACCTGATGAAGCTGGACAAAGATGGCTCTGAAACCGGTCACGCCATGAAGGCGTTCAACCAAGAGCCAGAGCAGTGCTGGGAATGCTATTCCTGCGTGAAGATTTGCCCACAACAGGCAATCGAAGCACGTCACTACGCTGACGTCGTACCCCTGGGCGGCTCCGTGCAGCCTCTGCGTGGTTCCGACTCCATCATGTGGACCATCAAATTCCGTAATGGTACTTTGAAGCGCTTCAAGTTCCCGATCCGCACCACGCCTG from Sulfurimicrobium lacus carries:
- the aprB gene encoding adenylyl-sulfate reductase subunit beta; its protein translation is MPTFVRTDKCDGCKGQDKTACMYICPHDLMKLDKDGSETGHAMKAFNQEPEQCWECYSCVKICPQQAIEARHYADVVPLGGSVQPLRGSDSIMWTIKFRNGTLKRFKFPIRTTPEGSIDCYGGKPEASMANVTKSGFFNQMNGYRAGNPAELIRK